In Desulfovibrio sp. 86, the following proteins share a genomic window:
- a CDS encoding VCBS domain-containing protein: MRTVTITRPAASQQALVPAEPDARIALSFPADEATLERSGNDLLFRFDDGSSVRVENFYTEYTKETAPSFEVDGQLVSSADFFAAMGPDLMPAAGPATAGRDSHYSEYVDSSLQSGLDHLDGLDYGFTLDTVASENLLSAPLANQAPTLNTEGELITLSLKESGWVKNPSGNFVPEAGVATMSGSFTANDPDGDTLSASVIINGTSYAVNAVGTTTITTDYGTFTITPSNAGSNVTYDYTYTLNNEDYGNADSLKQGEIHTDSIVVSITDGINTGITQPINVVIEGTNDAPDIIRVDDVILKEDGVFAGSYGQKDTTNALDPNENASTQAGGIGPDQHRTTIEGQIIARDPDHDSVLTYGIADNSGNAMAVGSVVGLVDGTRPVTVTGIETDSSNPNITIYHTEYGDLSLDTSSGSYTFTLTGTEAGGRTNALAEGQEVHLQFRPSVQDEYGLKDYDVDHLRDGSTPVGGDNTIDVNIIGTNDRPIFTDNAAHWNNAQMLPDENGVNQESIKESGKDNDASGANDNVKVTGSITATDYDNDAQLRYGFKVTDSSGQEEMVSKLYVVPNGADGYVLLTEADFHALNTTDYYGTLNITTNSASYSFTLKNSSTCVQGMNEGDTMLVEVEVVVKDEFGAWSDIPLKLQIVGANDAPFFTEGSKGTVKESGVFAPNDNDLFPNIAEKTPTKDVGDANLADDATRNEQHKLTFDGHVKADDVDFGDDAKLTYGMANSSGTPIAAAADGSTTVYYLANGTVTDQAPGNDNYYGTLRMNADGTFKFTLNNATGGPADILSEGEQKIITLSPTVSDGQATTVGNGKIVITIVGTNDVPELTITHDNAAMTGNIGGIFQDDKTVQTATGKLTIHDVDALDMKNGLDIKAENAATGGQGIDLASSTSDNTIKVSGLYGDLYVVRTSSGSDHTNDTYTYRYVIDPIRAAAVGKNETSQDDFTLTIRDQFGAYDEKQLIFEVVGSDDPTSTGLTGGRGIVVEQGVMPAGFVRVTDSQDTVYKAQYQNEEKGQPESTGKIYAHDVDKSDQEALNNPGADAKMHYVIADGDGGLYDVNTLMSGKDSIEIELKYGKLIIERTKADGDHDDTPPFKYTYELNNDNPDVQKLNFNEKLTDDFEVRVYETDSNHVITGPPVNTTPADVTVQGTNDRPIIDIGTLDMSMEEHYDKNIGGKVLTGQIAITDYEDAGTYVDTDQTWHSEV, from the coding sequence ATGCGTACTGTTACTATTACCCGTCCGGCGGCTTCGCAGCAGGCCCTTGTGCCAGCTGAACCCGATGCGCGGATTGCTTTGAGTTTTCCTGCTGACGAAGCAACCCTTGAGCGCTCTGGCAATGACCTTTTGTTCCGCTTTGACGACGGCTCCAGCGTCCGTGTCGAAAATTTCTACACAGAATATACCAAGGAAACTGCCCCCAGCTTCGAAGTTGACGGTCAGCTCGTCAGCAGCGCCGACTTTTTTGCCGCAATGGGCCCGGACCTCATGCCTGCGGCTGGCCCTGCCACCGCTGGGCGCGACAGCCACTACAGCGAATATGTTGACAGCAGCCTGCAAAGCGGCCTGGACCATCTTGACGGGCTTGACTATGGTTTTACCCTTGACACTGTCGCCTCTGAAAACCTCTTGAGTGCGCCGCTGGCCAACCAAGCCCCGACTCTGAACACCGAGGGCGAATTGATCACCCTTTCGCTCAAGGAATCCGGCTGGGTTAAAAACCCTTCCGGCAATTTCGTTCCCGAAGCTGGCGTGGCCACCATGAGCGGCAGCTTTACGGCCAATGATCCTGATGGCGACACTCTCAGCGCCTCTGTCATTATCAACGGAACGAGCTATGCCGTTAATGCCGTAGGCACCACCACCATCACCACAGATTACGGCACATTTACCATCACGCCTTCCAACGCTGGCTCAAATGTGACCTACGATTATACCTACACCCTGAACAACGAGGACTACGGCAACGCGGACTCGCTGAAACAGGGCGAAATCCACACTGACAGCATTGTTGTTTCCATTACTGACGGCATCAATACCGGCATAACGCAGCCCATCAATGTGGTCATTGAAGGCACCAATGACGCGCCCGACATTATCAGGGTTGATGACGTTATATTGAAAGAAGACGGTGTGTTTGCCGGCAGCTATGGTCAAAAAGACACCACCAACGCGCTTGACCCCAATGAAAACGCCTCCACCCAGGCTGGCGGCATCGGGCCGGATCAGCACAGAACCACCATTGAAGGCCAGATCATCGCGCGCGATCCTGACCACGACAGCGTGCTGACCTACGGTATTGCCGACAATTCTGGCAATGCCATGGCTGTTGGCAGTGTTGTGGGCCTTGTTGATGGGACACGGCCTGTAACAGTCACAGGCATTGAGACTGACTCCAGCAACCCCAATATCACCATCTACCATACTGAATATGGCGACCTCAGCCTCGATACCTCATCAGGCAGCTATACGTTTACCCTTACCGGCACTGAAGCCGGAGGCAGAACCAACGCTCTTGCTGAAGGCCAGGAAGTGCACTTGCAGTTCAGGCCTTCCGTGCAGGACGAATATGGCCTGAAGGACTATGACGTCGACCACCTGCGTGACGGCAGCACCCCCGTGGGCGGAGACAACACCATTGACGTGAATATCATTGGCACCAATGACCGCCCGATTTTCACCGACAATGCCGCTCACTGGAACAACGCCCAGATGCTGCCCGACGAAAATGGCGTGAACCAGGAAAGCATCAAGGAATCCGGCAAGGACAATGATGCCAGCGGCGCCAACGACAACGTCAAGGTCACAGGCTCCATAACCGCCACAGACTACGACAACGACGCGCAATTGCGCTATGGCTTCAAGGTGACGGACTCTTCTGGCCAGGAGGAGATGGTCAGCAAGCTTTATGTCGTGCCCAATGGTGCTGATGGGTATGTTCTGCTCACCGAAGCGGATTTTCACGCGCTGAACACCACAGACTATTACGGCACGCTGAATATCACTACCAACAGCGCTTCCTACTCCTTTACCCTTAAGAACAGCTCCACCTGCGTCCAGGGCATGAACGAGGGCGACACAATGCTCGTGGAGGTTGAAGTCGTTGTTAAGGACGAATTCGGCGCATGGAGCGACATTCCACTGAAGCTTCAGATCGTCGGCGCCAATGACGCGCCCTTCTTTACCGAAGGCAGCAAGGGCACTGTTAAGGAAAGCGGCGTGTTCGCGCCCAATGACAATGATCTCTTCCCCAACATCGCGGAAAAAACTCCCACCAAGGATGTCGGCGACGCCAATCTGGCTGACGACGCCACGCGCAATGAGCAGCACAAACTGACCTTTGACGGTCATGTCAAGGCTGATGACGTGGACTTCGGCGATGACGCCAAACTGACGTATGGCATGGCCAATTCAAGCGGCACGCCTATTGCCGCCGCTGCGGACGGTTCAACCACTGTTTACTATCTTGCCAACGGCACCGTTACCGACCAGGCGCCCGGCAATGACAATTACTATGGCACTCTGCGCATGAATGCCGATGGAACTTTTAAATTCACGCTCAACAATGCCACCGGCGGCCCCGCTGACATACTGAGCGAGGGCGAGCAAAAGATCATAACTCTTTCGCCCACGGTAAGCGACGGACAAGCCACCACAGTGGGCAATGGCAAGATTGTCATAACTATTGTTGGCACCAACGACGTCCCCGAACTCACCATCACGCACGACAATGCCGCCATGACCGGCAACATTGGCGGAATTTTCCAGGATGACAAGACTGTCCAGACGGCCACGGGCAAGCTTACCATCCACGATGTTGATGCGCTGGACATGAAAAATGGCCTCGACATCAAGGCAGAAAACGCTGCAACTGGCGGGCAGGGCATTGATCTGGCCAGCAGCACGTCCGACAACACCATCAAGGTCAGTGGATTGTACGGCGACCTGTATGTTGTGCGCACCTCCTCAGGTAGTGACCATACCAACGACACCTACACGTACCGCTATGTGATAGACCCCATACGCGCCGCCGCTGTGGGCAAAAATGAAACCAGCCAGGACGACTTTACCCTTACCATCCGTGACCAGTTTGGCGCGTATGATGAAAAACAGCTGATTTTTGAAGTGGTCGGCAGTGATGATCCCACCAGCACCGGGCTTACCGGCGGCCGTGGCATCGTTGTGGAACAAGGTGTCATGCCTGCCGGATTTGTGCGGGTTACCGACAGTCAGGACACTGTGTACAAGGCGCAGTACCAGAACGAAGAAAAGGGACAGCCCGAATCCACCGGAAAAATCTACGCCCACGATGTTGACAAGAGCGATCAGGAAGCCCTGAACAATCCCGGCGCTGATGCCAAGATGCACTACGTTATCGCAGACGGCGACGGCGGCCTTTATGATGTCAACACGCTCATGAGCGGGAAGGACTCCATCGAAATCGAGCTCAAATACGGAAAGCTCATTATCGAGCGCACCAAGGCGGACGGAGACCACGACGACACTCCCCCTTTCAAGTATACGTACGAGCTCAACAACGATAACCCCGATGTGCAGAAGCTGAACTTCAACGAAAAGCTCACTGACGACTTTGAAGTGCGGGTGTATGAAACCGACAGCAATCATGTCATCACAGGCCCGCCTGTGAACACAACACCTGCCGACGTCACAGTGCAAGGCACCAATGACAGACCCATCATTGACATTGGCACTCTTGATATGTCCATGGAAGAACACTACGACAAGAACATCGGCGGCAAGGTTCTCACGGGGCAAATTGCCATTACAGACTATGAGGATGCCGGCACGTATGTCGATACAGACCAGACATGGCATTCTGAAGTGTAG